One Argentina anserina chromosome 6, drPotAnse1.1, whole genome shotgun sequence genomic window, TTTTTTGGGTACTATTTATTCATCAGCTACTTATAATTATGTTCTGTCAAATTACCTCTGCTTTCACACTTCCGCTTAGGGAGTTCTGGCAGATATTCTTGAACCAATAATGGGAAAAGGACTTATACCTGCTGACCTTGAAACTTGGAAGCAGAGGAGAAGAGGTGAGCAGTAGACATCATATTTATGTGGTTTGCACCTCAGCCACTGGATCATTTGGAAATGATATTGGCTCAGAATATAGATATTCACCAACCATATGTGATTTTGCAGTTATCGCTCCTGGGTTCCATGCTGTATACTTAGAAGCTATGGTCAAAATGTTCAACGATTGTTCGGAAAGAACAGTATTAAAATTTGAGAAGTTACTAGAAAAAGAGGAGATGAATGGGAGAAAGACAATTGAAGTGGACCTTGAAGCAGAGTTTTTGAGTCTGGGGCTTGATATTATTGGGCTTGGTGTCTTTAACTATGACTTTGGTTCTGTTACCAAAGAATCTCCTGTCATTAAGGTATGGCAAAAGGAACTCACCATTTTTTGGGATTGGGTTGTATCTTGCATTCAGTTAATATAAGCATATTTGGTTTTAATTTTCTGTTCCTCCTAACTTCTGGAGTGAATAGAACTTGCTATTTCGATCAATAtatccttttgtttcttacctaAAAAAATGAGTATATAATTTACCAAGCATTGTGAAGTATAGATCTGTGTGAGGATACCATATTTCCTTATTCCCTTGAGTCATTATTAATGTGTTCAAAATTCATGCATGTCAGCCATCAGCAATGCTTATTCTTTGAATTAGACAATCAGCTTTTAGTTTATACATTGCAGGCAGTATATGGTACTCTCTCTGAAGCTGAACATAGGTCCACCTTTTACATCCCTTATTGGAAATTTCCCCTGGCAAAGTGGATAGTTCCCCGGCAACGGAAGTTTTATGGTGATCTGAAGGTCATAAATGACTGTCTCGATGGCCTTATAAGAAATGCAAAAGAGACCAGAGAGGTTAGATGACTTTTAAGTTGAATAACAATGTTTCAAATTGAGATTCAGCACTAACCAAGTAAATCAGTATCTTCGaataaaattttgtatatGTCTTACTATGGGAGGTCATGATATACATGCTATAAAAGCTACTCGCTATTTCTTTCATTTATAGCCAGTATACAAACATAAATTTTGGTTACATTCTATCACAGGAAACAGATGTCGAAAAACTGCAACAAAGAGACTATGCTAATCTGAAGGTGGGGAAATATCCAACTACCCTTTAAGCCAATGGAATTTACTTATGCTAAAGATAAGTGTGATTGCTGTTAGGGTCTTTGCTGAAGTGTTCTAATCATGTAAAGTTTACAGGACGCAAGTCTATTGCGTTTCTTAGTTGATATGCGTGGAGCTGATGTTGACGACCGTCAGGTAAAAACTGTGGAACTTCAATTTTTAGAGACAGGATTTTGAGATGAAAAATAAGTTTGATACAGTGGTTGCTCTATTGCTAATGGATTTTGACAGTTGAGAGATGACTTGATGACAATGCTTATTGCCGGCCATGAAACAACAGCAGCTGTCCTTACTTGGGCTATTTTCTTCCTTGCACAAGTATGAATTCATTTCTAACTCTAAGGCTACACAGATTAGTGTTTGTTATCGCTTTTTTCAACATATGAACTCTGTCATCCCATATCTGTGATGATACAGATGCAATGACTTTTCTTTGTTGCAGAACCCGGCCAAGATGAAAAAAGCACAGTCGGAAATTGACTCAGTACTTGGACAAAATCAACCAACTATAGAATCACTTAAAAAATTGGAGTATGCTCGCAAGACATTTACCAAATTTTCTACTCATTTCCATGCTTTATACATATAGCGAGACTGATCACATCTTGAACATTAATATAAAGGGAACGGGGAAGCCATGAATCATGTATTGATGGTGGCCACTAATGCCTGaaccttttcttttatatatgaatGAGCTCTAAGCTGCTAACATGTTAAGCAATGAAAGAGGCAAGCAAAGACACAATGATTAATTCTTATTAAGCTCATTTGCACCCTTGTTGGTTGCTCAAAGTGATATTCATATGATCTAATCATCAGGTACACAAAATGCATTATTGCGGAGTCTCTTCGTTTGTATCCTCAGCCCCCCTTGCTAATTAGGCGTTCACTAAAATCAGATACACTACCAGGTATTAATATGGCAAAAGCAATATGGTCAAGAACTCAAGcatgaaaattttacaaattaatttttcactgttttttctttttggaatcattaattttcattgtttttataaataaatttttcacTATGAGATAAGACATGCAACACTCGGAAATTGAGattatatatgtgatgtatagGTCCACAGTAATGTGTACTGATTCTTTTCGTTTAGATTAACACTGGGACCTTATGTCCATGGTGCAGGAGGATACAATGGTGAAAAAGGTGGTTATAAGATTCCAGCCGGAACTGATATATTTATCTCTGTGAGCAAATAAATCTCCCTTCTCTGATCTCAtaatgatttatttttatctcaTTATGAATTTCTTGTATATCAATATTATTTACGAAGAAATTGTTCAATCAGGTATATAATATCCATAGATCTCCATATTTCTGGGACCGTCCTAATGTATTCGAACCGGAGAGGTTTTTAGTGCAAAAGAATAGTGACATTGAAGGATGGGCTGGCTTTGACCCTTCTCGAAGCCCCGGGGCATATTATCCGAATGAGGTGTGTGTTTAGTTGTTTTCTAGTGACACAACCATGTTTTAAGTATAAACTTCATAATCTCATATTTATGGTATCAAGTACTGAATATTACTATTGCACTTCTCAGATTATGTCTGATTTCTCCTTTATACCTTTTGGAGGAGGGCCACGCAAATGCGTCGGGGACCAATTTGCTCTGTTGGAGTCAACCGTATCATTGGCAATGCTGTTGCAGAAGTTCAATGTAGAGCTAAGAGGATCTCCGGAGTCAGTTGGACTAGTTACAGGGGCAACCATCCATACCAAGAATGGAATGTGGTGCACATTAAGTAAGAGGTCTGACACACAGTGATATGTATACCTTGTATACAATAATAGGAACAACGCAAATGATAAATGTCAACTGCGTTCTTCTTTCAAACCTGGTTTACCAGCTAAGGCTGAGATTTTAATGAAGTATAGTTTTCCAAGATTTCCATAGCAGGTCCTGAACAAATGAGGCTGAGATTTAAATAAAGCTCCACCATGTGTTATATTTTAAGACGGAATATCACAGCAAATATTCATCAGTAAAAGACTcccatgaaaaataaaattacaagaCCTAGGTTGCCAAGATGGATTTCCATGCATTATGCAGACCCTGTTGTAATTTAACACACCGGAACAGAAGAAACGAAGATACGCCATTGATGTCGATGACGATACATAAATACTGGTATATGAATATTTATGTACACAACTTGGGTCGACATGGGAGATTTCTTTGTATAAACATGAGGCTGAATCTACTATGGAACTACTGTCATCATCTCAATGGTAAACCTTGCTTTATCAGCTGATGCGGTTGGTGCTTATTGTGCGGATGCTTTGACGTATTGCCATGAAAGCCAGAGGTTCCTGCAGACTGTTCCTGTAGCCAAAGAAACATATTAAGCTTTATAGAATAAgaatcctatacatgtcaaaTATAAAACAGACCAATATGGCCTTAAGAATGCGGACCATATATTTTAGACTGTTCCTTATGTTGAAAGAGCTATGCACAGCTGGTGCTCTGAAACCAAGTTGCCCCTgaaactacaaaaaaaaaaaaaatcaaacaatcACACTGCTGCCTCAGTAATTGATTTCATTTTCTacgtcttttttctttcttctttatttttttgttgtttaatCTGAACTTGGAAATTGTTATGACAACCTACAATATGGTTTGGCAAAATGAAAAGTGCGAACATCCAGTATCATTCCTTGCATACTCTGTTCAGTCTGTTGGGTTCCATTATGACCAACACGGGTTGGTAATGAACGTAAATGTCCCTGAAGAACACACGAAATTGTTTGCATCCTGAACTATGATGACAAATCATAAAGGCTGGAATGCAAGCATTGTTTATACCTCTGAGGCCTGCTGATTGCCATAGAAGCCATCATGGATAGGAAAAACGGAGTTCAACTGTCCCTGAGACAAGTATAATACATCCCCCTGATCAACATTTACTACTAAAGACATTAAACACTGCAGTCAAGAATAGAAGATTTGTACCATTTCTCCATACTCTGCTGAGCACCATAATATATCCTGAGCACGACTTTTGGAACCAAGTTTCTGAAAATGCATACAAAAGGCCATATGAAAAGACTATATTTACACTTGACACTACACAATTTCCTTGAAACTAAATACTAAAGGATATATGGGGAAAAAACATAGCTATGTCACATTTTACCCCTTGAAATTCCTGCTGCAGAACGTGACAACTATCAAGAATACATGATCCGGAGTTCATCAATCCCTACATTTATTAGGGTACAGTATGACATGTTACAGTTCAAAATACCTATTTGAATGGTGAGTGAAAAATCTGGCACAAGGCTAATCATGAGACAAACCATCTGTTGGCAGCTATCTTGCAACCTGATAGGTACACCATCTCGTTCAGTTTGCCCCTACAATATACAAAGTATCAATTTTTACGCCACATATCTATTAGGATGAATAACTAATCTGCATGACAAAGATCAAGCCTTCACAAAcctttctttttctgtttgtATTTTTTGTCTTAGACAAGTTGGTCAGTGTGCCCCTGTAATTTACTTCAACATCATCTGACCCATGAATAGATGATGTCTTGGTATCTGAAGCCCCCATTCCAGACAGTTGGCATATTGTTTCAGTACTTTGTCTAACGTGTAACATGCAATCTGGTAAGTTTCTGGAGACAATGAGCCCTCTGCACCCAATTTAACGGCTAATTTACACAGATCATTGAACCGCTGCACCCTGTATTTAAACCTCTTTGAGACATCACTAACAGTGTACCCAACTCTTGCATCTTTCGTCCAGCGCTTCAGAATGTAATCAGTAGGGATTCTGGAAACACCAGGCATACGAAGGACCAGAAGTGTATGTATACAGAGAAAACCTTTGTACTCAAATGAATGACATAAACGGCATACTCTTGATTCTGGCTCATTCCAAGCTATGATAAAATTCTGCCGTTCTTCCAACTCGTCAACTCGGAATATTACAGTTACTTCATCTTGACCGTCCTTCTGCAGATGACAATAATCAACTCCCAAAACCTCAACTTGAAAGTTTCTAAATATTGTATCTGTTATATAGTTGACATTTGTTTCTCAAAAGGTGAGAGTGATCTTAATTCAGATTGTTTATTCTGAGCTTCAAAAGCAGAATTGGCATCCATGTCATTCCTGTCTTTCAGAAATGCTTTATACCGCTTCATAAAATCCTTAACCGTAGCTTCTTGAGATATGTACCTTTCAAAAAATGAAGTTATACTTCCAGATCGCACAACTGTTGACATTCCAGCTGTACACGAATCATTCATATACGTTGGAGCCCAGTACTTCCGATCTTCATATAATAAGCAAAGGCATTCATTTTCCCTCAGTTCAAATCTGCTAATCAAGTTACACCATCTCTGTTCAAATTGTTGAGAAGTCAAAGACTGGTAAATGCATTTGTTCAATTTCTCCAGAAATATGGCATCTTCATTTATGGAACAGCCTACACTTCTATGAATATTAGTCAATACATGCCATAAAAAAAACGATGGCATGCCTCAGTAAATACATCTGCTACAGCTTCCTTCAAGTATTTGTCTTGATCTGTAATAACCACTCTTGGAGCTTGGCCACCCACAGCTTTTAGCCATGTCCGCATTAACCAAACAAAAGTCGCTGTAGTCTGATCTCCAATCAATGCACATCCAAGTAAAATGTACTGAAAGTGATGATTAACTCCAACAATAGGAACTAAAGGCATCTTATAGTGGTTTCTAACATAATAAGTATCAAACAAGACTACATCACAGAAACTGTTATAGTCACGCCTACCCTTTGCATCAACCCAAAATACACTTCTCAATCGTTTTTCACTGTCAAAATTTATGGCATAGAAAAAGCTAAGATTCTTGTCCTGCATACACATAAATTGTTCAAACATTACTCAGACATCCTCCTCATCTAAATTGAACTGCAGACCCTTCTGATAAGCAACAATTGCAGGTCTCTTGTTCTTCCCTTTAAAGCAATAAAACCATCCGTCATCTCATGGTTATACTCCTTCATTAAACTATGTATATACCATTTTTCATTCTCTCGCTTCTTCAGTTGCAAGCCGGCTTTGCAGCCTGTGCTGATTAGGTTGactctttgtttttctttatcGCCAGCTTCCTGCTTTCGATATCTAGAACATGCAAGCTTTATGTCAATAAATTTTCCAGTTCTC contains:
- the LOC126798681 gene encoding cytochrome P450 97B2, chloroplastic, giving the protein MAMAACSLLNPSSPTVVNLSFERSDFGYLHSSSTTRLLNSKLKRSSIRCQSTSTEDPKTKRNLLDNASNLLTNLLSGGNLGSMPVAEGAVTDLFDRPLFFSLYDWFIEHGSVYKLAFGPKAFVVVSDPIVARHILRENAFGYDKGVLADILEPIMGKGLIPADLETWKQRRRVIAPGFHAVYLEAMVKMFNDCSERTVLKFEKLLEKEEMNGRKTIEVDLEAEFLSLGLDIIGLGVFNYDFGSVTKESPVIKAVYGTLSEAEHRSTFYIPYWKFPLAKWIVPRQRKFYGDLKVINDCLDGLIRNAKETREETDVEKLQQRDYANLKDASLLRFLVDMRGADVDDRQLRDDLMTMLIAGHETTAAVLTWAIFFLAQNPAKMKKAQSEIDSVLGQNQPTIESLKKLEYTKCIIAESLRLYPQPPLLIRRSLKSDTLPGGYNGEKGGYKIPAGTDIFISVYNIHRSPYFWDRPNVFEPERFLVQKNSDIEGWAGFDPSRSPGAYYPNEIMSDFSFIPFGGGPRKCVGDQFALLESTVSLAMLLQKFNVELRGSPESVGLVTGATIHTKNGMWCTLSKRSDTQ
- the LOC126798682 gene encoding protein FAR-RED ELONGATED HYPOCOTYL 3-like isoform X2, which translates into the protein MLHVRQSTETICQLSGMGASDTKTSSIHGSDDVEVNYRGTLTNLSKTKNTNRKRKGQTERDGVPIRLQDSCQQMGLMNSGSCILDSCHVLQQEFQGKLGSKSRAQDILWCSAEYGEMGQLNSVFPIHDGFYGNQQASEGHLRSLPTRVGHNGTQQTEQSMQGMILDVRTFHFAKPYFSGATWFQSTSCA
- the LOC126798682 gene encoding protein FAR-RED ELONGATED HYPOCOTYL 3-like isoform X3; translation: MLHVRQSTETICQLSGMGASDTKTSSIHGSDDVEVNYRGTLTNLSKTKNTNRKRKGQTERDGVPIRLQDSCQQMGLMNSGSCILDSCHVLQQEFQGKLGSKSRAQDILWCSAEYGEMGQLNSVFPIHDGFYGNQQASEFQGQLGFRAPAVHSSFNIRNSLQEPLAFMAIRQSIRTISTNRIS
- the LOC126798682 gene encoding protein FAR-RED ELONGATED HYPOCOTYL 3-like isoform X1 encodes the protein MLHVRQSTETICQLSGMGASDTKTSSIHGSDDVEVNYRGTLTNLSKTKNTNRKRKGQTERDGVPIRLQDSCQQMGLMNSGSCILDSCHVLQQEFQGKLGSKSRAQDILWCSAEYGEMGQLNSVFPIHDGFYGNQQASEFQGQLGFRAPAVHSSFNIRNSLKYMEQSAGTSGFHGNTSKHPHNKHQPHQLIKQGLPLR